The following are encoded in a window of Allosphingosinicella indica genomic DNA:
- a CDS encoding MFS transporter, with protein sequence MSNDVVRANPHRIRAIIGGSAGNLVEWYDWYVYAAFALYFAPVFFPEGDQTAQLLNTAAIFAVGFVMRPIGAWIMGIYADRHGRKAGLSVSVTLMCLGSLLIALTPTYASIGAWAPALLVIARMMQGLSVGGEYGASATYLSEMAGKRRRGFYSSFQYVTLISGQLVALGILLLLQFAMSEADLEAWGWRIPFALGAVLAVVVFYIRRRLAETESFTNAKASDAPRSSGINLFRDHPRQALLVMALTAGGTLAFYAYTTFMQKFLVNTSGFDRQTASQVMTLALFLFMCLQPLSGALSDRVGRKPVMVAFGVLGVIFTVPIFTALESVRDPVAAFALVFGALVIVTGYTSINAVVKAELFPAHIRALGVALPYAIANTMFGGTAEYVAFQLKDWGVERAFYWYVAGMIGLSLIVYLRMRDTRDHSLILED encoded by the coding sequence ATGAGCAACGACGTCGTTCGCGCCAATCCGCACCGCATCCGTGCCATCATCGGCGGATCGGCGGGCAATCTGGTCGAATGGTACGACTGGTATGTCTACGCCGCCTTCGCACTCTATTTCGCGCCGGTCTTCTTTCCCGAGGGCGACCAGACCGCGCAGCTCCTGAACACCGCGGCGATCTTCGCGGTCGGCTTCGTCATGCGGCCGATTGGCGCGTGGATCATGGGCATCTATGCCGATCGGCATGGGCGCAAGGCCGGTCTCTCGGTCAGCGTCACCCTGATGTGCCTCGGCTCGCTGCTGATCGCGCTGACGCCGACCTATGCGTCGATCGGCGCCTGGGCGCCCGCGCTGCTGGTGATCGCGCGGATGATGCAGGGGCTGAGTGTCGGCGGCGAATATGGCGCGAGCGCGACCTACCTCAGCGAGATGGCGGGCAAGCGCCGCCGCGGTTTCTATTCAAGCTTCCAATATGTCACGTTGATCTCGGGCCAGCTCGTCGCGCTCGGCATATTGCTGCTGCTCCAGTTCGCGATGTCGGAGGCCGATCTCGAAGCATGGGGCTGGCGCATCCCCTTCGCGCTGGGTGCGGTGCTTGCGGTGGTCGTCTTCTACATCCGCCGCCGCCTCGCCGAGACCGAGAGCTTCACCAACGCCAAGGCGAGCGACGCGCCGCGATCGAGCGGGATCAACCTCTTCCGCGATCACCCGCGCCAGGCGCTGCTGGTGATGGCGCTGACCGCGGGCGGCACGCTCGCCTTCTACGCCTACACCACCTTCATGCAGAAATTCCTGGTCAACACCTCGGGCTTCGACCGGCAGACGGCGAGCCAGGTGATGACGCTGGCGCTGTTCCTCTTCATGTGCCTGCAGCCGCTGTCGGGCGCGCTGTCGGACCGGGTGGGGCGCAAGCCCGTGATGGTGGCGTTCGGGGTGCTCGGGGTGATCTTCACCGTACCGATCTTCACCGCACTGGAGAGCGTGCGCGATCCCGTCGCCGCCTTCGCGCTCGTGTTCGGCGCGCTGGTGATCGTCACCGGCTACACGTCGATCAACGCGGTGGTGAAGGCCGAGCTGTTTCCCGCGCACATCCGCGCGCTGGGCGTCGCGCTGCCTTATGCGATCGCCAACACGATGTTCGGCGGGACGGCCGAATATGTCGCCTTCCAGCTCAAGGACTGGGGGGTGGAGCGTGCCTTCTATTGGTATGTCGCGGGGATGATCGGGCTGTCGCTGATCGTGTATCTGCGGATGCGGGACACGCGCGACCACAGCCTGATCCTGGAGGATTGA
- a CDS encoding amino acid permease, which translates to MAGWNARKPMIAEEVAPEHRLTPTLSWPHLIALGVGAIVGTGILTLIGVGADKAGPAVIVSFVIAGVICAAAALAYAEMATMIPQSGSAYTYSYVVIGELFAWIIGWSLILEYSLVVSAVAVGWSGYAAPLLQASLGVPMSLMQGPELGGIINLPAIFIIAVVAGLLMVGTRESATVNAALVVVKVLALVVFVAVTLPYFNAANFEPFSPFGFAKHMGPDGVERGVMAAAAIIFFAFYGFDAIATAAEETKNPARDLKIGIVGSMFICIAIYMAVAACAIGAIAYTRFANSPEPLALILREIGQGGAATFLAVSAVVALPTVILAFFYGQSRIFFVMARDRLLPEGLAKVSSRGTPVRITIFTASIVAVLAGFIPLAELAALANAGTLTAFAAVALCMLIMRRRAPDAPRTFRTPAAPIVGGIAILGCLYLFLSLPQSTQLYFVLAHVVGFLFYFGYGARHSLARKA; encoded by the coding sequence ATGGCAGGCTGGAACGCGCGCAAGCCGATGATCGCGGAGGAAGTAGCACCCGAGCACAGGCTTACGCCGACTCTATCCTGGCCGCATCTCATCGCATTGGGCGTCGGCGCGATCGTCGGCACCGGCATCCTGACGCTGATCGGTGTCGGCGCTGACAAGGCCGGGCCTGCGGTGATCGTCTCCTTCGTGATCGCCGGCGTGATCTGCGCCGCCGCCGCGCTCGCTTATGCCGAGATGGCGACGATGATCCCGCAGTCGGGCAGCGCTTACACCTATTCCTACGTCGTGATCGGCGAGCTGTTCGCCTGGATCATCGGCTGGAGCCTGATCCTCGAATATAGTTTGGTGGTGAGCGCGGTGGCGGTCGGCTGGTCGGGCTATGCCGCGCCGCTGCTGCAGGCCTCATTGGGCGTGCCGATGAGCTTGATGCAGGGGCCGGAATTGGGCGGCATCATCAACCTGCCGGCGATCTTCATCATCGCGGTCGTCGCGGGGCTGCTGATGGTCGGCACCCGCGAGAGCGCGACGGTGAACGCGGCGCTGGTGGTGGTGAAGGTGCTTGCGCTGGTCGTCTTCGTCGCGGTCACTCTGCCCTATTTCAACGCCGCCAATTTCGAGCCGTTCAGCCCGTTCGGCTTCGCCAAGCATATGGGGCCGGACGGCGTCGAGCGTGGCGTGATGGCGGCGGCGGCGATCATCTTCTTCGCCTTCTACGGCTTCGACGCGATCGCGACCGCGGCAGAGGAAACCAAGAATCCCGCCCGCGATCTCAAGATCGGCATCGTCGGATCGATGTTCATCTGCATCGCCATCTACATGGCCGTCGCGGCCTGCGCGATCGGCGCGATCGCCTACACCCGCTTCGCCAACAGCCCCGAGCCGCTGGCGCTGATCCTGCGCGAGATCGGGCAGGGCGGCGCGGCGACCTTCCTCGCGGTGTCGGCCGTGGTGGCATTGCCGACCGTGATCCTCGCTTTCTTCTACGGCCAGAGCCGCATCTTCTTCGTCATGGCGCGCGACCGGCTGCTGCCGGAGGGCCTGGCGAAAGTGTCGTCGCGCGGCACGCCGGTGCGGATCACCATCTTCACCGCATCGATCGTCGCAGTGCTTGCCGGGTTCATCCCGCTCGCCGAGCTGGCCGCGCTCGCCAATGCGGGAACGCTCACCGCCTTCGCCGCAGTGGCACTCTGCATGCTCATCATGCGCCGCCGCGCGCCGGATGCGCCGCGTACCTTCCGCACGCCCGCGGCGCCGATCGTCGGCGGGATTGCGATCCTCGGCTGCCTTTACCTGTTCCTCAGCCTGCCGCAGTCGACGCAGCTCTATTTCGTCCTCGCGCATGTCGTCGGCTTCCTGTTCTATTTCGGCTACGGCGCGCGGCACAGCCTGGCGCGCAAGGCGTGA
- a CDS encoding M48 family metalloprotease — translation MRSSAMRIPAALLAALFAASCGSQQTPDYQPSISEGARAQGAEAHPQLLAEFGGAYDGAEAAYVTRVGERIADAAGLPGQCTFTLVNSDVVNAFAVPGCYIYVTRGLVGLVNSEAELASVLGHELGHIVADHSARQQNRSLLRQLGVIAVGLITDSEALTRIAGQAAEFFTLRYSRTQEYESDDLGIRYMKAAGYDPYEAADMLRALTRQEKFAAAGADENAARRMPEWTMTHPLTENRIQRASATAKATGLADNALPEKVEPFLTELDGMLYGDDPQQGFVIGRRFLHPVMRIAFEAPPGFTLTNSPQAIMIEGPGGLRGEFAGGRMPPGGLEAYAEALARGALGGMAAEAGPVRRTRINGLSAVLLPLRVSTPQGNAELTVAAYDAGDGGAYHFLVASEAGSAALDALFGSFRLLSAEEAAQLRPRQIRIVRAGPGDTVQSLAGRMAAERPADRFLMLNALDAGATLEPGQRVKVVTYR, via the coding sequence ATGCGTAGCAGCGCCATGCGTATCCCTGCCGCGTTGCTTGCCGCCCTGTTCGCCGCGTCTTGCGGCTCCCAGCAGACCCCCGATTATCAGCCCTCGATCAGCGAGGGCGCGCGGGCGCAGGGGGCGGAGGCGCATCCGCAGCTTCTCGCCGAATTCGGCGGTGCCTATGATGGGGCGGAGGCCGCTTATGTCACGCGCGTCGGCGAGCGCATCGCCGATGCGGCAGGGCTGCCGGGGCAATGCACCTTTACGCTGGTCAACAGCGATGTCGTCAACGCCTTCGCAGTGCCGGGCTGCTACATTTACGTCACACGCGGACTGGTCGGCCTCGTCAATTCGGAGGCCGAGCTGGCGTCGGTGCTGGGGCACGAGCTCGGCCATATCGTCGCCGACCATTCGGCGCGGCAGCAGAACCGGTCGCTGCTCCGCCAGCTCGGCGTGATCGCGGTGGGCCTCATCACCGACAGCGAGGCGCTGACCCGCATCGCCGGCCAGGCTGCGGAGTTCTTCACGCTCCGCTACTCGCGCACCCAGGAATATGAATCGGACGATCTCGGTATCCGTTACATGAAAGCGGCGGGCTACGACCCCTACGAGGCGGCGGACATGCTGCGCGCGCTCACCCGGCAGGAGAAGTTCGCCGCCGCGGGGGCGGACGAGAATGCCGCGCGGCGCATGCCCGAATGGACGATGACGCACCCGCTGACCGAGAACCGCATTCAGCGCGCCTCCGCCACGGCCAAGGCGACCGGCCTTGCCGACAATGCGCTGCCGGAAAAGGTCGAGCCGTTCCTGACCGAGCTCGACGGGATGCTCTACGGCGACGACCCGCAGCAGGGCTTCGTGATCGGCCGGCGTTTCCTCCACCCCGTGATGCGCATCGCGTTCGAGGCGCCGCCGGGTTTCACGCTCACCAACAGCCCGCAGGCGATAATGATCGAGGGGCCGGGCGGTCTGCGCGGCGAGTTCGCCGGCGGACGGATGCCGCCCGGCGGCCTCGAAGCCTATGCCGAGGCGCTGGCGCGCGGCGCGCTCGGCGGCATGGCGGCGGAGGCCGGGCCGGTGCGGCGGACGCGGATCAACGGCCTCTCGGCGGTGCTGCTGCCGCTCCGCGTCTCGACGCCGCAGGGCAATGCCGAGCTGACCGTCGCGGCCTATGATGCGGGGGACGGCGGCGCCTATCATTTCCTGGTCGCATCGGAAGCGGGCAGCGCGGCGCTCGATGCCTTATTCGGATCGTTCCGGCTGCTGTCGGCGGAGGAAGCGGCGCAGCTCCGCCCGCGCCAAATCCGCATCGTCCGCGCCGGTCCAGGCGATACGGTCCAGAGCCTCGCCGGACGGATGGCAGCCGAGCGGCCCGCAGACCGCTTCCTGATGCTCAACGCGCTGGACGCCGGCGCGACGCTGGAGCCGGGGCAGCGCGTGAAAGTCGTCACCTACCGCTAG
- a CDS encoding DUF885 domain-containing protein, with protein sequence MTRLMLSAALIALAAPAAVAQNAAPAASATAQRPANAELAAFFEAYDKASLALSPRAKAYRAIIDADYGKWGDQSDAADVQRQQLAERTLADLKAKFPRASLSPQDQLSYDLFENMVQRSSGAFRFRKNGYIFDQMNGVQSGLPAFLINIHRVKDQATAEAYVSRLATMDVAIDQSLAEAKARADAGVMPPKWVYPYVISDAKNVVTGAPFDQSGKDSALYEDLKKKVNALDIPAAEKTRIIDAGAKALVEKVKPAYGRIVAEMERQQAIAPTDDGVWRFANGADYYNERLGFYTTTDYTAEQIHDIGLKETKRIHDEMRAIMKQVGFKGDLKAFFEHVRTDPRYYHTTREAYLAEVDKALTRMEAALPNYFNTLPKSELVVKPVEAFREKSAGKAFYNSPAPDGSRPGTYYVNLYNLKDMPKTELEALAYHEGVPGHHLQRSVQTELGDKVPPFRRFGGATVYSEGWGLYSEELAKDMGFYTDPYSDFGRLGMELWRAGRLVVDTGLHSKRWSREEAIQWLKDNTPNPDGDIEKGIERYIVYPGQATAYMIGKLKIMELRENARKELGDRFDIKAFHDAVLLPGPVPLDILEKNVAAWVAERKAG encoded by the coding sequence ATGACCCGCCTGATGCTGTCCGCCGCGCTGATTGCGCTCGCCGCTCCCGCCGCCGTGGCCCAGAACGCCGCGCCCGCTGCAAGCGCGACCGCCCAGCGGCCCGCCAATGCCGAGCTCGCCGCTTTCTTCGAAGCCTATGACAAGGCGTCGCTGGCGCTGTCGCCGCGCGCCAAGGCCTATCGCGCGATCATCGATGCGGATTACGGCAAGTGGGGCGATCAGTCGGACGCCGCCGACGTCCAGCGCCAGCAGCTCGCCGAGCGCACGCTGGCCGATCTCAAGGCGAAATTCCCGCGCGCTTCGCTCTCGCCGCAAGATCAGCTTTCCTACGACTTGTTCGAGAATATGGTCCAGCGCTCGTCCGGCGCGTTCCGCTTCCGCAAGAACGGCTACATCTTCGACCAGATGAATGGCGTGCAGTCTGGCCTGCCTGCCTTCCTCATCAACATCCACCGCGTGAAGGACCAGGCGACGGCGGAAGCCTATGTCAGCCGGCTGGCGACGATGGATGTCGCGATCGATCAGTCGCTGGCCGAGGCGAAGGCGCGCGCGGATGCTGGGGTGATGCCGCCAAAGTGGGTCTATCCTTATGTCATCAGCGACGCGAAGAATGTCGTCACCGGCGCGCCCTTCGATCAGAGTGGCAAGGATTCGGCGCTCTACGAAGACCTCAAGAAGAAGGTGAACGCGCTCGACATTCCGGCGGCGGAGAAGACGCGGATCATCGATGCTGGCGCCAAGGCGCTCGTCGAGAAGGTGAAGCCCGCCTACGGCCGGATCGTCGCCGAGATGGAGCGCCAGCAGGCGATCGCGCCGACCGACGACGGCGTGTGGCGCTTCGCCAACGGCGCCGATTATTACAACGAGCGGCTCGGCTTTTACACGACCACCGATTACACCGCCGAGCAGATCCACGACATCGGCCTCAAGGAGACCAAGCGCATCCATGACGAGATGCGTGCGATCATGAAGCAGGTCGGCTTCAAGGGCGATCTCAAGGCATTCTTCGAGCACGTCCGCACCGACCCGCGCTACTATCACACGACGCGCGAGGCCTATCTGGCGGAAGTCGACAAGGCGCTGACCCGCATGGAGGCGGCGCTTCCGAACTATTTCAACACGCTGCCGAAGTCCGAGCTGGTGGTGAAGCCGGTGGAGGCGTTCCGCGAGAAATCGGCGGGCAAGGCCTTCTACAACTCGCCGGCGCCGGACGGGTCGCGGCCGGGCACCTATTACGTCAATCTCTACAACCTCAAGGACATGCCCAAGACCGAGCTTGAGGCGCTCGCCTATCACGAGGGCGTACCGGGGCATCACCTCCAGCGATCGGTGCAGACCGAGCTTGGCGACAAGGTGCCGCCGTTCCGCCGCTTCGGCGGCGCGACCGTCTATTCGGAAGGCTGGGGCCTCTACTCGGAGGAGCTGGCCAAGGACATGGGCTTCTACACCGATCCCTATTCGGACTTCGGCCGGCTGGGCATGGAGCTGTGGCGCGCCGGGCGACTGGTGGTCGACACCGGGCTGCACTCGAAGCGCTGGAGCCGCGAGGAGGCAATCCAGTGGCTGAAGGACAATACGCCCAACCCCGACGGCGACATCGAGAAAGGGATCGAGCGCTACATCGTCTATCCCGGTCAGGCGACCGCCTACATGATCGGCAAGCTCAAGATCATGGAGTTGCGCGAGAATGCCCGGAAGGAACTGGGCGACCGCTTCGACATCAAGGCTTTCCACGACGCCGTGCTGCTGCCCGGACCGGTGCCGCTCGATATCCTCGAGAAGAATGTGGCTGCGTGGGTTGCGGAACGAAAGGCGGGGTGA
- a CDS encoding quinone-dependent dihydroorotate dehydrogenase, which produces MTLYRALTPLLFRLDGERAHRLTIAALKATPLPARAAPRLPLRVAGLDFPNPVGLAAGFDKDAEVPAEMLALGFGFVEVGTLTPLPQAGNPKPRLFRLAEDRAVINRMGFNNGGQAAAHARLARRGAGIVGVNIGANKDSADRIADYAKGAAAMKDVADYLTVNISSPNTPGLRALQDKGALDELLAAVMAAREAAGPPVFLKVAPDLESADVDDIAAVAIARGLDALIVSNTTIARPPLRSRYASEAGGLSGAPLKGPALDKLKAFRSATGGALPLIAAGGIESGADAYARIRAGASLVQLYSALVYEGPTLARRIVAELAALLRRDGFASVAEAVG; this is translated from the coding sequence ATGACCCTCTATCGCGCGCTCACCCCCCTACTCTTCCGGCTCGACGGCGAGCGCGCGCACCGCCTGACGATCGCCGCGCTGAAGGCCACGCCGCTCCCCGCGCGCGCCGCTCCGCGCCTGCCCCTCCGCGTCGCGGGCCTCGACTTTCCTAACCCGGTCGGGCTTGCCGCCGGGTTCGACAAGGATGCCGAGGTGCCCGCCGAAATGCTCGCGCTTGGCTTCGGCTTCGTCGAGGTCGGGACGCTCACCCCGCTGCCGCAGGCGGGCAATCCGAAGCCGCGGCTGTTCCGGCTGGCGGAGGACCGCGCGGTGATCAACCGGATGGGCTTCAACAATGGCGGCCAGGCTGCGGCGCACGCGCGGCTCGCGCGGCGCGGCGCTGGGATCGTCGGCGTCAACATTGGCGCCAACAAGGACAGCGCCGACCGCATCGCCGACTACGCCAAAGGCGCGGCGGCGATGAAGGACGTTGCCGATTATCTTACCGTCAACATCTCCTCGCCCAACACGCCGGGCCTTCGCGCGCTGCAGGACAAGGGGGCGCTCGACGAACTGCTCGCGGCGGTGATGGCGGCGCGCGAGGCCGCCGGGCCGCCGGTGTTCCTCAAGGTCGCGCCCGATCTCGAAAGCGCCGACGTCGACGACATCGCAGCGGTCGCCATCGCGCGCGGGCTCGATGCGCTCATCGTCTCCAACACCACCATCGCCCGCCCGCCGCTCCGTTCGCGTTACGCGAGCGAGGCAGGCGGCTTGTCGGGCGCACCGCTCAAAGGCCCCGCGCTCGACAAGCTCAAGGCGTTCCGCAGCGCTACCGGCGGCGCGCTGCCGCTGATCGCCGCAGGCGGGATCGAGAGCGGCGCCGATGCCTATGCCCGCATCCGCGCCGGCGCGAGCCTCGTCCAGCTCTACTCCGCGCTGGTCTACGAAGGCCCCACCCTCGCCCGCCGCATCGTCGCCGAACTCGCCGCGCTACTGAGGCGCGACGGCTTCGCCAGCGTCGCAGAAGCGGTGGGCTGA
- the ggt gene encoding gamma-glutamyltransferase — MLRRILPAFAAAALMLGGCASPAVSEARPAATASAKGMVSAADPRAAAAGAEILRKGGSAADAAIATAIALTVVEPQSSGIGGGGFLVYHDARAGGLSTYDGRETAPAAATPQLFLDAAGKPMPFREAVPGGKSVGVPGNFRMFALAHEQHGRLPWAALFEPAIRLARDGFDVTPRMREMIASRTDHVGMTRGGRDQLLDASGAAKAVGTRIRNPDLAALLESVAKRGPDYFYTGAPAEALVRTVTTAAKNPSAMTMGDMASYDAKERDVLCGTYRGYRICGMGPPSSGATTVFAILKQLERFDLKALGKDSPEAWHLIAESMRLAYADREAYLGDPDFVRVPVAGLMDPAYLAGRSALISADKAMAEARAGTPAGAPRVGVTASTPEAGTSHLAAVDRDGNVASLTSTIESPFGSGLTVNGYFLNNELTDFNFVPDKGGAPSANRVEGGKRPRSSMSPSIVYAPDGSVRLAVGAAGGVTIIAQVAKAIIGVIDWDLSAQEALALPQIVAMGNNVRVERGTPLEAMIPALKAKGQNAVAAAPGFKANAIEWKGGRWVGAADPRSEGAAVSE, encoded by the coding sequence ATGTTGCGCCGGATTCTGCCCGCCTTCGCCGCTGCCGCGCTGATGCTCGGCGGATGCGCGTCCCCCGCCGTTTCCGAAGCCCGGCCCGCCGCGACCGCAAGTGCCAAGGGGATGGTCTCCGCTGCCGATCCACGCGCCGCGGCGGCAGGGGCCGAGATTCTGCGCAAGGGTGGTAGCGCGGCCGATGCCGCCATCGCCACCGCGATCGCGCTCACCGTCGTCGAGCCGCAATCCTCGGGCATCGGCGGCGGCGGCTTCCTCGTCTATCACGACGCCAGGGCGGGCGGCCTTTCCACCTATGACGGGCGCGAGACCGCGCCCGCCGCCGCGACGCCGCAATTGTTCCTCGATGCCGCGGGCAAGCCGATGCCGTTCCGCGAGGCGGTGCCCGGCGGTAAGAGCGTCGGCGTCCCCGGCAATTTCCGCATGTTCGCGCTGGCGCACGAGCAGCACGGCCGCCTCCCCTGGGCGGCGCTGTTCGAGCCCGCGATCCGTCTCGCCCGCGACGGTTTCGACGTCACACCGCGGATGCGCGAGATGATCGCATCGCGCACCGATCATGTCGGCATGACGCGCGGCGGGCGCGACCAGTTGCTCGATGCATCCGGCGCGGCGAAGGCGGTCGGCACCCGCATCCGCAATCCTGACCTCGCCGCCTTGCTCGAGAGCGTCGCGAAGCGCGGCCCCGACTATTTCTACACCGGCGCCCCTGCTGAGGCGCTGGTCCGCACCGTCACCACCGCCGCCAAGAACCCGTCGGCGATGACGATGGGCGACATGGCGAGCTACGACGCCAAGGAGCGCGACGTGCTGTGCGGCACGTATCGCGGCTATCGCATCTGCGGCATGGGACCGCCCTCGTCCGGCGCGACCACCGTCTTCGCGATCCTGAAGCAGCTCGAGCGGTTCGACCTGAAGGCGCTCGGCAAGGACAGTCCCGAGGCCTGGCACCTCATCGCCGAATCCATGCGTCTCGCTTATGCCGATCGCGAGGCCTATCTCGGCGATCCCGATTTCGTCCGGGTGCCGGTCGCGGGGCTGATGGACCCGGCGTACCTCGCCGGCCGCTCCGCCTTGATTTCCGCCGACAAGGCGATGGCGGAGGCGCGCGCGGGCACCCCCGCCGGGGCGCCGCGCGTCGGGGTCACCGCGAGCACGCCGGAGGCCGGCACCTCGCACCTCGCCGCAGTCGACCGCGACGGCAATGTCGCCTCGCTCACCTCGACGATCGAAAGCCCGTTCGGATCGGGGCTGACCGTCAACGGCTATTTCCTCAACAACGAGCTCACCGATTTCAACTTCGTGCCCGACAAGGGCGGCGCCCCCTCGGCCAACCGCGTCGAGGGCGGCAAGCGGCCGCGCAGCTCGATGTCGCCGAGCATCGTCTACGCGCCCGACGGCAGCGTACGGCTCGCGGTCGGCGCGGCGGGCGGCGTCACCATCATCGCGCAGGTCGCCAAGGCGATCATCGGCGTGATCGACTGGGATCTCTCCGCGCAGGAGGCGCTCGCGCTTCCGCAGATCGTGGCGATGGGCAACAATGTCCGTGTCGAGCGCGGCACCCCGCTGGAAGCGATGATCCCGGCGCTCAAGGCCAAGGGCCAGAATGCCGTCGCGGCAGCGCCCGGGTTCAAGGCCAATGCGATCGAATGGAAGGGCGGCCGCTGGGTCGGCGCCGCCGATCCGCGCAGCGAGGGCGCTGCGGTCAGCGAATGA
- a CDS encoding AMP-dependent synthetase/ligase, with product MRQLEHFPNLVTMFFTRAAEKGDAPFLWAKHEGTWASISWREAAETVSRLAAGLRRIGLNPGDMVMLVSENRPEWCIADLAIMAAGCITVPTYITNTERDHQHILDDSGARAVIVSTNKLARTLLPAALRAHACEHVVSIEPIPSGQASTLAIHRWDDVIGGESADVAGCAAGANFERTDLACLIYTSGTGGAPRGVMQSHGAVLHNVEGCTNVISEDFGWHDEVFLSFLPASHAYEHSGGQMFPIGLGGQIYYSEGLEKLASNIEEVRPTIMVVVPRLFEVLRQRILKTVEKQGKVSNYLMRRALSIGAKEYGGGVPLYDRPMDLFLSRTLRPKIAKKFGGRIKAMVSGGAPLNPEVGIFFHSLGLTLLQGYGQTEAGPVISCNRPSAGLKMDTVGPPLKNTEVRIAEDGEILVRGELVMQGYWRNQAETARALQDGWLHTGDVGHIDEKGRIVITDRKKDLIVNDKGDNVAPQKVEGMLTLRPEIVQAMVVGDKRPYVVGLIVPDPEWTAEWAKEHGKRNDPAALREDAAYVRALGNAVDRVNAELSVIEKVRRFILADEPFTVENEQLTPSIKVRRHVLKQAYGERLDALYKR from the coding sequence ATGCGCCAGCTCGAACATTTCCCCAACCTCGTCACCATGTTTTTCACGCGCGCCGCGGAGAAGGGCGACGCGCCGTTTCTCTGGGCGAAGCATGAAGGCACCTGGGCATCGATAAGCTGGCGCGAGGCGGCGGAGACGGTCTCGCGCCTCGCCGCCGGGCTGCGGCGGATCGGCCTCAACCCCGGCGACATGGTGATGCTGGTGTCCGAAAACCGGCCCGAATGGTGCATCGCCGATCTTGCGATCATGGCGGCCGGCTGCATCACCGTGCCCACCTACATCACCAACACCGAGCGCGACCATCAGCATATCCTAGACGACAGCGGCGCGCGCGCGGTGATCGTCTCGACCAACAAGCTCGCGCGCACCCTCCTCCCCGCCGCGCTCCGCGCCCATGCCTGCGAGCATGTCGTGTCGATCGAGCCGATCCCCTCGGGCCAGGCGTCGACCCTCGCCATCCATCGCTGGGACGATGTGATCGGCGGCGAAAGCGCCGACGTCGCCGGCTGCGCCGCGGGCGCTAATTTCGAGCGGACCGATCTCGCCTGCCTCATCTACACCAGCGGCACCGGCGGCGCGCCGCGCGGCGTGATGCAGAGCCACGGCGCGGTCCTCCACAATGTCGAGGGCTGCACCAATGTGATCTCCGAGGATTTCGGCTGGCACGACGAGGTCTTCCTGTCCTTCCTCCCCGCCAGCCACGCCTATGAGCACTCCGGCGGGCAGATGTTCCCGATCGGGCTCGGCGGGCAGATCTATTATTCGGAAGGGCTGGAGAAGCTCGCGTCCAATATTGAGGAGGTGCGGCCCACCATCATGGTCGTCGTGCCGCGACTGTTCGAGGTGCTGCGCCAGCGCATCCTCAAGACGGTGGAGAAGCAGGGCAAGGTCTCCAACTATCTGATGCGCCGCGCGCTTTCGATCGGCGCCAAGGAATATGGCGGCGGCGTGCCGCTCTACGACCGGCCGATGGACCTCTTCCTCTCGCGCACGCTCCGCCCCAAGATCGCGAAGAAGTTCGGCGGTCGGATCAAGGCGATGGTCTCGGGCGGCGCGCCGCTCAATCCGGAGGTCGGCATTTTCTTCCACTCGCTCGGCCTCACCCTGCTCCAGGGCTACGGCCAGACCGAGGCGGGGCCGGTGATAAGCTGCAACCGCCCGTCGGCGGGCCTCAAGATGGATACCGTCGGCCCGCCGCTCAAGAATACCGAGGTGCGCATCGCCGAGGACGGCGAGATCCTGGTCCGCGGCGAGCTCGTGATGCAGGGCTATTGGCGCAACCAGGCGGAAACTGCGCGCGCCTTGCAGGACGGCTGGCTCCACACCGGCGACGTCGGCCATATCGACGAGAAGGGCCGCATCGTCATCACCGATCGCAAGAAGGATCTGATCGTCAACGACAAGGGCGACAATGTCGCGCCGCAGAAGGTGGAGGGCATGCTCACTCTCCGCCCCGAGATCGTCCAGGCGATGGTGGTGGGCGACAAGCGGCCCTATGTCGTCGGCCTCATCGTCCCCGATCCTGAATGGACCGCGGAGTGGGCGAAGGAGCACGGCAAGCGCAACGATCCCGCGGCGCTGCGCGAGGATGCCGCCTATGTCCGCGCGCTGGGCAATGCGGTCGACCGGGTCAACGCCGAGCTGTCGGTGATCGAAAAAGTCCGCCGCTTCATTCTCGCCGACGAGCCGTTCACGGTGGAGAACGAGCAACTCACCCCCTCGATCAAGGTCCGCCGCCACGTCCTGAAACAGGCCTACGGCGAGCGGCTCGACGCGCTCTACAAGCGCTGA